A single genomic interval of Tsukamurella paurometabola harbors:
- a CDS encoding Na+/H+ antiporter subunit D: MSESTMLALIPLPTVLPIVAAAITMVMGRHPRLQRLISLISLVAIVAVAALMLYYTDRHGTVALHVGGWGDRDGGGGPLGITLVADQLAALMVLVSAIVLLGVLVYSVGQGIRDGDEHQPVSIFYPTYLILAAGVCNAFLAGDLFNLFVSFEMLLAASFVLLTVGGSADRIRAGVSYVMVSMVSSVIFLLGIAYAYFATGTLNLADMAIKLQDLPAGTRTTLFAVLLVAFGIKAAVFPLSTWLPDSYPTAPAPVTAVFAGLLTKVGVYAIIRAHTLLFPGGALDDVLMIAGLLTMIVGILGAIAQTDIKRLLSFTLVSHIGYMIFGIALSTPLGLSSTIYYVVHHILVQTTLFLVVGLIERQAGAASLRRLGGLAAASPVLAILFFLPALNLGGIPPFSGFVGKVGLIEAGVRQGSVLAWVLVAGSVITSLLTLYAVIRVWTKAFWRPRSDAPEGQLAVAHPEALLDDADVIEFADREDPGRMPMSMVAPTAGLLGVGLLIAIFAGPMFTVTDRAAEQLLGREDYIEAVLGPEAVSRLQPPDGAPVTVGPQNRQGGAHG, encoded by the coding sequence ATGAGCGAATCGACGATGCTCGCCCTGATCCCACTGCCGACGGTGCTGCCGATCGTCGCCGCCGCGATCACGATGGTGATGGGCCGGCATCCCCGGCTGCAGCGCCTGATCTCGCTGATCTCCCTCGTGGCGATCGTCGCGGTGGCCGCGCTGATGCTGTACTACACGGACCGGCACGGCACCGTCGCGCTGCACGTGGGCGGCTGGGGCGACCGCGACGGCGGGGGCGGCCCGCTCGGCATCACCCTCGTCGCCGACCAGCTGGCGGCGCTCATGGTCCTGGTCTCGGCGATCGTGTTGCTCGGCGTCCTCGTGTACTCGGTGGGGCAGGGCATCCGCGACGGCGACGAGCACCAGCCGGTCTCGATCTTCTACCCCACGTACCTGATCCTGGCGGCCGGCGTGTGCAACGCCTTCCTCGCGGGCGACCTGTTCAATCTGTTCGTCTCCTTCGAGATGCTGCTCGCCGCGTCCTTCGTGCTCCTGACGGTGGGCGGCAGCGCCGACCGGATCCGCGCCGGCGTCTCGTACGTCATGGTCTCGATGGTCTCGTCGGTGATCTTCCTGCTGGGCATCGCCTACGCCTACTTCGCGACGGGCACGCTGAACCTCGCGGACATGGCGATCAAGCTGCAGGACCTCCCGGCCGGCACGCGGACGACGCTGTTCGCGGTGCTGCTGGTGGCGTTCGGCATCAAGGCGGCGGTGTTCCCGCTGTCGACGTGGTTGCCGGACTCCTATCCGACGGCGCCCGCCCCGGTCACCGCGGTCTTCGCCGGCTTGCTGACCAAGGTCGGTGTGTACGCGATCATCCGTGCGCACACGCTGCTCTTCCCGGGCGGCGCGCTCGACGACGTGCTCATGATCGCGGGCCTGCTCACGATGATCGTGGGCATCCTGGGCGCGATCGCGCAGACGGACATCAAACGTCTGCTCTCGTTCACGCTGGTCAGCCACATCGGCTACATGATCTTCGGCATCGCGCTCTCCACCCCGCTGGGCCTGAGTTCGACGATCTACTACGTGGTGCACCACATCCTCGTGCAGACCACGCTGTTCCTCGTGGTGGGCCTCATCGAACGGCAGGCGGGCGCGGCCTCGCTGCGCCGGCTCGGCGGGCTCGCCGCGGCCAGCCCGGTACTGGCGATCCTGTTCTTCCTGCCGGCGCTGAATCTCGGTGGCATTCCCCCGTTCTCGGGCTTCGTCGGCAAGGTCGGGCTCATCGAGGCCGGTGTGCGGCAGGGCTCGGTGCTGGCGTGGGTGCTGGTGGCGGGCAGCGTGATCACCAGCCTGCTGACCCTGTACGCGGTGATCCGCGTGTGGACGAAGGCGTTCTGGCGCCCCCGCTCCGACGCCCCGGAGGGGCAGCTGGCCGTCGCGCACCCGGAGGCCCTGCTCGACGACGCCGACGTCATCGAGTTCGCCGACCGCGAGGACCCGGGCCGGATGCCGATGAGCATGGTCGCCCCGACGGCGGGCCTGCTCGGCGTGGGCCTGCTCATCGCGATCTTCGCGGGACCGATGTTCACCGTGACCGACCGCGCCGCCGAGCAACTCCTCGGCCGGGAGGACTACATCGAGGCCGTGCTCGGCCCGGAGGCCGTCTCCCGCCTGCAACCGCCCGACGGTGCCCCCGTCACCGTCGGCCCTCAGAACCGGCAGGGAGGCGCGCATGGCTAA
- a CDS encoding ABC transporter substrate-binding protein: MPPRSLLAATVAASTLLAGTACGARPAESTTDLVDVTNCGVHQQYRSPTAAVPYDVSAIEKMFALGLTDRIKGIVLPKTVHGVIAKSPYRDEYAKVPILSDGVLTQEPLVAAKADWVFAGWQAGFSPARGVTPESLGKLRIDSYMQEETCYNYGDKPAARAANPLADTYTDLTNLGAIFRVQDRATKLVDDLRARERALQERADRKTVRPSVFVYDSGTAEPYTAGRRAAADQVVSLAGGRSVTHDVDGRWTSVGWESVVQAQPQVIVIVDYDKQPAQQKIDYLRQSSPIKDAPAVRENRIRVVDYAELVAGPRNLDAAAGLADYLEQSGAAR, translated from the coding sequence ATGCCTCCCCGTTCCCTGCTCGCCGCGACCGTCGCGGCGAGCACGCTGCTCGCCGGCACCGCCTGCGGTGCGCGGCCCGCAGAATCCACGACGGACCTCGTCGACGTCACCAACTGCGGTGTGCACCAGCAGTACCGGTCGCCGACCGCCGCGGTGCCGTACGACGTCTCGGCGATCGAGAAGATGTTCGCGCTCGGGCTCACCGACCGCATCAAGGGCATCGTCCTGCCGAAGACCGTGCACGGTGTGATCGCGAAGTCCCCGTACCGCGACGAGTACGCGAAGGTGCCGATCCTCAGCGACGGCGTCCTGACCCAGGAACCGCTCGTAGCCGCCAAGGCGGACTGGGTGTTCGCGGGCTGGCAGGCGGGCTTCAGCCCCGCCCGCGGGGTCACGCCGGAATCGCTGGGGAAGCTGCGGATCGACAGCTACATGCAGGAGGAGACCTGCTACAACTACGGCGACAAGCCCGCCGCGCGCGCAGCGAACCCGTTGGCCGACACCTACACCGATCTCACCAACCTGGGCGCGATCTTCCGCGTCCAGGACCGCGCGACGAAGCTGGTCGACGACCTGCGCGCCCGCGAACGCGCGTTGCAGGAGCGCGCCGACCGCAAGACGGTGCGGCCGTCCGTCTTCGTCTACGACTCGGGGACCGCGGAGCCGTACACCGCGGGCCGCCGCGCCGCGGCCGACCAGGTGGTCTCCCTGGCGGGCGGGCGCTCCGTGACGCACGACGTGGACGGCCGGTGGACCTCCGTCGGCTGGGAGTCCGTGGTGCAGGCGCAACCGCAGGTGATCGTGATCGTCGACTACGACAAGCAGCCCGCGCAGCAGAAGATCGACTACCTCCGGCAGTCGTCGCCGATCAAGGACGCGCCGGCCGTGCGCGAGAACCGCATCCGGGTCGTGGACTACGCCGAGCTGGTGGCGGGGCCGCGCAACCTCGACGCGGCCGCGGGTCTCGCGGACTACCTGGAGCAGAGCGGGGCGGCCCGATGA
- a CDS encoding GHMP kinase, with translation MTAAHIGSRGRGVGRSSGHHGELLQGRFRCRVAGECPGLVTVPIGTVGSVAVFTPDASGAVRARSTVGAHDLVKARRAAAATLAHLRAHGVLGYTGGELRVTRTAAVGLGLGSSTADVLAAVRAVADCADAELDAGTVARLAVAAEGASDPLWADRPILFAHRHGHVIEELGEALPPMHLVRCVLGGPVETLALRPTGTGDVAEYEVLRALLRRAVAAGDAAGVAAVATRSAVLNQSRHYKPGLERLIAAAEHGGALGVQVAHSGNVAGLLFERGHPRERLRRACSRVRAEGFRVAEDPIAIGRAA, from the coding sequence ATGACAGCGGCACACATCGGTTCCCGCGGCCGCGGCGTCGGGCGGAGCAGCGGCCACCACGGCGAACTCCTGCAGGGCCGGTTCCGCTGCCGCGTCGCGGGCGAATGCCCCGGCCTCGTGACCGTGCCGATCGGCACCGTCGGGTCCGTGGCGGTGTTCACCCCGGACGCGTCCGGCGCCGTCCGCGCACGGTCCACCGTCGGCGCACACGATCTCGTCAAGGCGCGCCGCGCCGCCGCGGCGACGCTGGCGCACCTCCGCGCCCACGGCGTGCTCGGGTACACCGGCGGCGAGCTCCGCGTGACGCGGACGGCGGCCGTCGGCCTGGGACTGGGATCCTCGACCGCGGACGTGCTCGCGGCGGTCCGCGCGGTCGCGGACTGCGCCGATGCCGAGCTCGATGCCGGCACGGTCGCGCGACTCGCCGTCGCCGCCGAAGGGGCCTCCGACCCGCTGTGGGCCGATCGCCCGATCCTGTTCGCGCACCGGCACGGCCACGTCATCGAGGAGCTCGGGGAGGCCCTGCCCCCGATGCACCTGGTGCGATGCGTGCTCGGCGGGCCGGTCGAGACCCTCGCGCTGCGGCCCACGGGCACCGGTGACGTGGCGGAGTACGAGGTGCTGCGCGCACTGCTGCGCCGCGCCGTCGCCGCCGGTGATGCGGCGGGCGTCGCCGCAGTGGCGACCCGCAGCGCCGTGCTCAACCAGAGCCGCCACTACAAGCCGGGCCTCGAGCGCCTCATCGCCGCGGCCGAGCACGGGGGAGCGCTCGGGGTGCAGGTGGCGCACTCCGGGAACGTCGCGGGCCTGCTGTTCGAGCGCGGGCACCCGCGGGAACGGCTGCGCCGCGCCTGTTCCCGCGTGCGGGCCGAGGGCTTCCGCGTCGCGGAGGACCCGATCGCGATCGGTCGCGCCGCATGA
- a CDS encoding pyridoxal-phosphate dependent enzyme: MRTHGHIAEVLSRPALLRGGEHRYLLRFESMKVASARAALRAALDAGRVRPGGTVIDSSSGIYAYALALACHEAGVRCRIIGSTTIDEGLRLQLLALGVHLEQMPPSASLKLDQDRRVRRITELLAQDPSLHWMRQYHDPVHYLGYRDIARDTATELAAHGAAAVRLVAPVGSGVSSGALRLGFEEAGLAVELVGVQPFGSVTFGAEHVEDPAMLIAGIGSSIPFDNVRHGLYDVIHWVSFDVARAGTHRLLREHALFAGLSSGAGHVAADYEQDHGAPVDATVQVLPDTGHRYLHALAEHSDAAGPERPRLVDDPSEVAVPWSRMRWAGRPGT, translated from the coding sequence ATGAGGACCCACGGGCACATCGCCGAGGTGTTGAGCCGTCCCGCCCTCCTCCGCGGCGGCGAACACCGGTACCTGCTGCGATTCGAGTCGATGAAGGTCGCCTCGGCGAGGGCCGCCCTCCGCGCCGCACTCGACGCGGGCCGGGTCCGGCCCGGCGGCACCGTCATCGACTCCTCGTCGGGCATCTACGCGTACGCGCTCGCGCTGGCCTGCCACGAGGCGGGCGTCCGCTGCCGCATCATCGGATCGACGACGATCGACGAGGGACTGCGGCTCCAACTCCTCGCCCTCGGCGTGCACCTCGAGCAGATGCCGCCGTCGGCCTCGCTGAAGCTCGACCAGGACCGCCGCGTCCGGCGCATCACCGAACTGCTCGCGCAGGACCCGTCGTTGCACTGGATGAGGCAGTACCACGACCCCGTGCACTACCTCGGGTACCGGGACATCGCCCGCGACACGGCGACCGAGCTCGCGGCCCACGGGGCCGCGGCGGTGCGGCTCGTGGCGCCCGTCGGGTCGGGCGTCTCCAGCGGTGCACTGCGGCTCGGCTTCGAGGAGGCCGGCCTGGCCGTGGAACTGGTCGGCGTACAGCCGTTCGGCAGTGTCACGTTCGGCGCGGAGCACGTCGAGGACCCCGCCATGCTCATCGCCGGGATCGGCTCCTCGATTCCGTTCGACAACGTGCGTCACGGACTCTACGACGTGATCCACTGGGTGTCCTTCGACGTCGCCCGGGCCGGTACCCACCGGCTGCTCCGCGAGCACGCGCTGTTCGCCGGTCTCTCCTCCGGGGCCGGGCACGTCGCCGCCGACTACGAACAGGACCACGGCGCACCGGTCGACGCCACCGTGCAGGTGCTGCCGGACACGGGCCACCGCTACCTGCACGCCCTGGCCGAGCACTCCGATGCGGCCGGACCGGAGCGGCCGAGACTCGTCGACGATCCGTCGGAGGTCGCTGTGCCGTGGTCGCGGATGCGGTGGGCCGGCCGCCCCGGTACGTGA
- the mnhG gene encoding monovalent cation/H(+) antiporter subunit G, protein MIVDVVSSILFLTGAVFAVTAAIGIIRFPDTLTRMHAATKPQTLGMLLLLAGAIVRMTDSVDVWMLVLAGLFTMITAPAVAHRVGRVAYQEQRLRDSTIDPDQMETGNRD, encoded by the coding sequence ATGATCGTCGACGTCGTCTCCTCGATCCTGTTCCTCACGGGCGCCGTCTTCGCCGTGACCGCGGCGATCGGCATCATCCGGTTCCCGGACACGCTGACCCGCATGCACGCGGCCACCAAGCCGCAGACCCTGGGGATGCTCCTGCTGCTGGCCGGCGCGATCGTGCGGATGACCGATTCGGTCGACGTGTGGATGCTGGTGCTGGCCGGGCTGTTCACCATGATCACGGCGCCCGCCGTCGCGCACCGGGTCGGTCGGGTGGCCTACCAGGAGCAGCGGCTGCGCGACAGCACCATCGACCCGGACCAGATGGAGACCGGCAACCGCGACTAG
- a CDS encoding monovalent cation/H+ antiporter complex subunit F, whose translation MTVVFVITGVILMAAAFLTAYRLLRGPNTLDRVVAVDALVAIAVGGLAVWAAYSRNSSVIPGIVALSLIGFVGSVSVVRFRVPDDAGTAPSPPDETPDIAPRNGGLR comes from the coding sequence GTGACCGTCGTCTTCGTCATCACCGGCGTGATCCTCATGGCCGCCGCCTTCCTCACCGCCTATCGGCTGCTGCGCGGCCCGAACACTCTCGACCGGGTGGTCGCGGTGGACGCGCTCGTCGCGATCGCCGTCGGCGGCCTCGCGGTGTGGGCCGCGTACAGCCGCAACTCGTCGGTCATCCCCGGGATCGTCGCGCTCTCGCTCATCGGTTTCGTGGGCTCGGTCTCGGTGGTCCGGTTCCGGGTGCCCGACGATGCGGGGACGGCCCCCTCGCCGCCCGACGAGACGCCGGACATCGCGCCGCGGAACGGGGGTCTCCGATGA
- a CDS encoding Rossmann-like domain-containing protein, with translation MSAPGSVADALDLAREAAGDEIARSVFFVAHGTRLAGSDQRYRNRYVLVRVGDSFGACAFEEGELDPTVADLSGEPLAALLDAPAQPLRIAAADAALAAAAPHRDDPRAELRTLPTGTPDARAIARDAAVAELLAVAPGARVALIGVVNPLVAAIRERGGVPLLADRNLQRTHWGDPVADDHRAVLAEADAVLATGMTLGNGSFDEIVATCRERDVPLAVYAQSGAAVARAFLGAGLSALSAEHFPFSQFSADASPMYLYRGAA, from the coding sequence ATGAGCGCGCCCGGTTCCGTCGCCGATGCGCTGGACCTGGCCAGGGAGGCCGCCGGGGACGAGATCGCGCGCAGCGTCTTCTTCGTCGCGCACGGCACCCGTCTCGCCGGCAGCGACCAGCGCTACCGCAACCGCTACGTCCTCGTCCGCGTCGGGGACTCCTTCGGCGCGTGCGCCTTCGAGGAGGGCGAGCTCGACCCCACGGTCGCGGACCTCTCCGGTGAGCCGCTCGCGGCGTTGCTCGACGCACCGGCGCAGCCGCTGCGGATCGCCGCGGCGGACGCCGCCCTCGCCGCAGCGGCCCCGCACCGCGACGACCCGCGCGCCGAGCTCCGGACGCTGCCGACCGGCACCCCCGACGCCCGGGCGATCGCCCGCGACGCCGCGGTGGCGGAGCTGCTCGCCGTCGCGCCCGGCGCGCGCGTCGCACTGATCGGCGTGGTGAATCCGCTGGTGGCCGCGATCCGCGAGCGCGGCGGAGTGCCGCTGCTCGCGGACCGGAACCTGCAGCGCACGCACTGGGGCGACCCGGTCGCGGACGACCACCGCGCCGTCCTCGCCGAGGCGGACGCCGTGCTCGCGACGGGGATGACGCTGGGCAACGGCAGCTTCGACGAGATCGTCGCGACCTGCCGGGAGCGCGACGTGCCGCTGGCGGTGTACGCGCAGAGCGGTGCCGCCGTCGCCCGCGCCTTCCTCGGCGCGGGCCTGAGCGCCCTCTCGGCCGAGCACTTCCCGTTCTCGCAGTTCTCCGCCGACGCGTCCCCGATGTACCTGTACCGGGGTGCCGCGTGA
- a CDS encoding Na(+)/H(+) antiporter subunit C, protein MIVDIGLFAAIAVMVATGVYLLLDRSLTRMLMGIILFGNAVNLLLLALSSPPGNPPIVGYFSEGRLTDADPLAQAMILTAIVITMGMAAFILALAYRSFTINTDDEVDDDPEDTKVLERDADIAADDPDYDASDDPITGAPSALGDAYGPDGELLTPEELAQARVDVVDTGALPLPSVPREKQLPPVEQEGER, encoded by the coding sequence ATGATCGTCGACATCGGTCTCTTCGCCGCGATCGCCGTCATGGTCGCCACCGGCGTGTACCTGCTGCTCGACCGCAGCCTCACCCGCATGCTGATGGGCATCATCCTGTTCGGCAACGCGGTGAACCTGCTGCTGCTCGCGCTGTCGTCCCCGCCCGGCAATCCGCCCATCGTCGGGTACTTCTCGGAGGGGCGCCTCACCGACGCGGATCCGCTGGCGCAGGCCATGATCCTCACCGCGATCGTCATCACGATGGGCATGGCGGCGTTCATCCTCGCCCTGGCCTACCGCTCGTTCACGATCAACACCGACGACGAGGTCGACGACGACCCCGAGGACACGAAGGTCCTCGAGCGCGACGCCGACATCGCCGCCGACGATCCCGACTACGACGCCTCGGACGACCCGATCACGGGCGCACCGTCGGCCCTGGGCGACGCCTACGGGCCCGACGGCGAGCTGCTCACCCCCGAGGAGCTGGCGCAGGCCCGCGTCGACGTCGTGGACACCGGCGCGCTGCCGCTGCCCAGCGTGCCGCGCGAGAAGCAACTGCCGCCCGTGGAGCAGGAGGGCGAGCGATGA
- a CDS encoding MFS transporter — translation MSAAADRPLPDRVLVRAIWPLLAAAALGLVPFTVMANFLVAIAADAHAGVDLIGGLRGLGGVAALLVGVAAAPLLDRLPRSSVAALALVVLAVGCGLALQGSTVAWVAFCLLIGAGTAVLNPAVAAMAADRFDSPSASARAATLVSSTMTLTAVLAAPVLALPAVLWGWRADMAGTTAVLLVVALLIARRRDPRGGDTSVSYLQAFRTVRSLPGALDVLTVSLLRTLAFMGSLAYIAAAFGQRFGIGTGWFSLVWATSGLAFFLGNFLGGRVMQDRGADRLLGVTTAAILVAAAAMAALYTAPHVAVAWLMVALVSASHAVIAAAVTTTLVRAAGPVRGTVLSLNGAAQSVGVFAGAALAGAALALAGWAGVGIALGVATALAVVFARRALRGARATAGVE, via the coding sequence GTGAGCGCGGCCGCGGACCGCCCGCTCCCCGATCGGGTACTCGTCCGCGCGATCTGGCCGCTGCTCGCCGCCGCCGCGCTGGGTCTCGTCCCGTTCACGGTGATGGCGAACTTCCTCGTCGCCATCGCCGCCGACGCGCACGCCGGCGTCGACCTCATCGGCGGACTCCGCGGCCTCGGCGGGGTCGCCGCGCTCCTCGTCGGCGTCGCGGCGGCGCCCCTGCTGGACCGGCTGCCCCGGTCATCGGTCGCCGCGCTGGCGCTGGTCGTCCTCGCCGTGGGCTGCGGCCTCGCGCTCCAGGGCAGCACCGTCGCCTGGGTCGCCTTCTGCCTGTTGATCGGTGCGGGCACCGCCGTCCTCAACCCCGCGGTGGCCGCCATGGCCGCCGACCGGTTCGACTCGCCGTCGGCATCCGCCCGCGCCGCGACCCTGGTCTCCTCCACCATGACGCTGACCGCGGTCCTCGCGGCACCGGTGCTCGCGCTGCCCGCCGTGCTGTGGGGTTGGCGCGCCGACATGGCCGGCACCACGGCGGTGCTGCTCGTGGTCGCGCTGCTGATCGCCCGGCGCCGCGACCCGCGCGGCGGCGACACCTCGGTGAGCTACCTGCAGGCGTTCCGCACCGTCCGGTCCCTACCCGGCGCACTCGACGTCCTGACCGTCTCGCTCCTGCGCACGCTGGCCTTCATGGGCTCCCTCGCCTACATCGCCGCAGCCTTCGGTCAGCGCTTCGGGATCGGCACCGGCTGGTTCTCACTGGTCTGGGCCACGTCCGGCCTCGCCTTCTTCCTCGGGAACTTCCTGGGCGGCAGGGTAATGCAGGACCGCGGCGCCGACCGGCTGCTCGGCGTGACGACGGCCGCGATCCTCGTCGCCGCCGCGGCGATGGCGGCGCTCTACACCGCGCCCCACGTCGCCGTCGCCTGGCTCATGGTGGCACTGGTCTCGGCGTCGCACGCCGTCATCGCGGCCGCGGTGACCACGACGCTGGTGCGGGCGGCGGGGCCGGTGCGCGGCACCGTCCTGTCCCTGAACGGCGCGGCGCAGAGCGTCGGCGTGTTCGCCGGCGCCGCCCTCGCCGGCGCCGCCCTCGCGCTCGCCGGCTGGGCCGGCGTCGGCATCGCCCTCGGCGTCGCCACCGCGCTGGCGGTCGTCTTCGCCCGGCGCGCGCTGCGCGGGGCCCGCGCGACGGCGGGCGTCGAATGA
- a CDS encoding Na+/H+ antiporter subunit E — protein MAKRLVTRILPDLRDGRAVAVKLAQLVWLDAVWVMLWGSVTWGNIAGGLIVGLAILLLLPLPPVPVEGRVHLGSLLKLIAVFIVEMFRSSIEVAWLAIRPGAMPLSAVLRAKVSIKSDLVLTLLVDMMNLIPGTMVLEIDTKRRLLYVHVVDVSSEKAVRQFYRSTARLERLFIDAFERDNEWHASPMHGIDDDEYHHVAPGARGLAGDARRMAAPEIAYRRAQSTEGEGKP, from the coding sequence ATGGCTAAGCGACTCGTGACCCGGATCCTGCCCGACCTGCGGGACGGCCGCGCGGTGGCGGTCAAGCTCGCCCAGCTGGTCTGGCTCGATGCCGTGTGGGTCATGCTGTGGGGCAGCGTGACCTGGGGCAACATCGCGGGCGGCCTGATCGTGGGGCTCGCGATCCTGCTGCTGCTCCCGCTGCCGCCCGTCCCGGTGGAGGGCCGCGTGCACCTGGGCTCGCTGCTCAAGCTGATCGCCGTCTTCATCGTGGAGATGTTCCGGTCGTCGATCGAGGTGGCGTGGCTCGCGATCCGGCCCGGCGCGATGCCGCTCAGCGCGGTACTGCGGGCGAAGGTCTCGATCAAGTCCGACCTGGTGCTCACCCTGCTGGTCGACATGATGAACCTCATCCCGGGCACGATGGTGCTGGAGATCGACACCAAGCGGCGGCTGCTCTACGTGCACGTCGTCGACGTCAGCAGCGAGAAGGCCGTGCGGCAGTTCTACCGCAGCACCGCGCGCCTCGAGCGGCTGTTCATCGACGCGTTCGAGCGCGACAACGAGTGGCACGCCAGCCCGATGCACGGCATCGATGACGACGAGTACCACCACGTCGCGCCCGGTGCCCGTGGCCTGGCGGGCGACGCGCGCCGGATGGCCGCGCCCGAGATCGCCTACCGCAGGGCGCAGAGCACCGAGGGAGAGGGGAAGCCGTGA